From Glycine soja cultivar W05 chromosome 4, ASM419377v2, whole genome shotgun sequence, the proteins below share one genomic window:
- the LOC114409558 gene encoding uncharacterized protein LOC114409558, producing the protein MDVKKIVVVVEDVNAARTALEWALRNIIRYGDIITLLHVYNHSTRSRSRSKARLLRLNGFKLALSFQDMCNSYPNTKVEIIVIEGDQEGTKIAATVREIGASMLVVGLHDYSFLYKLAMAHSHNSIASIFNCRVLAIKQSHASSVRPMICALSVLDSSTNMDFSQIDVSRLQVPRSPPPKIPYRICPNPSAIIWRSKKSRGEGEGHNFVQKIFSLK; encoded by the exons ATGGATGTGAAGAAAATTGTGGTGGTTGTAGAAGATGTGAATGCAGCAAGAACTGCTCTAGAATGGGCTCTTAGAAACATCATTCGCTATGGTGACATAATCACCCTTCTCCATGTCTATAATCACTCCACAAGATCAAGAAGCAGAAGCAAAGCACGTCTTCTACGCCTTAATGGCTTCAAATTAGCCCTTTCCTTTCAAGACATGTGCAACAGCTATCCCAAC ACAAAGGTTGAAATAATTGTCATAGAAGGGGACCAAGAAGGAACCAAGATTGCTGCCACGGTGCGAGAGATTGGAGCTTCCATGCTTGTGGTTGGACTCCATGATTATAGTTTTCTATACAA ATTGGCAATGGCCCATTCCCATAATAGCATAGCCAGCATTTTCAACTGCAGAGTACTTGCAATCAAGCAGTCTCATGCGTCATcagtgaggcccatgatatgtGCACTGTCTGTGCTAGACAGTTCAACcaacatggatttttctcaaattgaTGTTTCTAGATTACA AGTCCCTCGTAGCCCTCCCCCAAAAATTCCATACCGAATCTGTCCTAACCCATCTGCAATTATTTGGAGATCAAAGAAGTCTAGGGGAGAAGGTGAAGGACACAATTTCGTACAGAAAATCTTTTCACTAAAGTAG